The DNA region TCATAAGGTCTGAACACGGTCAGAGGCCGCAGTGAGGTAGCGTCGGCCACGATCACGCAGCCCCACGCCGTGCCTATGTACAGCTCGCCTCTCAGAGCACAGAGGGCTGTCACctgcaaacaaaatattaagattttCAATAATGTCTCAGTAGCCCATTTTAGTAAGCactaaattaatgaaaaaaatcttgCTGCGGCATTTTCGCGTTTCGGGTTACCGCGGCCCCCAATAAAAGTCTatgcacccacagcgagagggatcatttgatgatatccCGCCAAAAAAGGGGTAGTATTAGGGAGTAAATAATGGAGTATACTGATAGAGAGTACCCATACGGGTTTAAATAGAGGtggtaaataagaaagtacataaaggagtatgtaaagagagtacataatggagtaaaTAGGGCGAGTACATAGTTCACAATACAAAAGTGTCAAAATTGAACCCATGGACGAAGGAACgacgagcggagatgccatgaaGACGGTAAGTTCTAAAAAGTAAAGGTATGAGGGCAGAGCTAGTTCGTTACTCATCCAACTCGcccccgcatgttgtcgcgctactttcttagggtATTTTCCGTCATTTGGTTCTCAATGGCATTAAACTGAAGGTCAATCAAAAAATGAATtttgctgcgggattgttcgcgctaGTTACCGTGGCGCCTGCACATGAAggactccagaaggaacatggtgggattTAGCTCACGCTGCActagtacataggagagtatataggCATGTACATAGAGAGAACACATAGGTGGAGTGCATAGGGGTAGTCCATAAGAGAATacttaagaaagtatataagggagcaGATATGGCAGCACATAAGTTCCTCGTTCCCCTCGCATCCGCATATTGGTGACGCTACTATCTTAGGAAATTcttcgctagtcattttgttcccCATGCTACACTTACCCGACACTTGTCCTCCGTGAGATGCTCATCCAAGGCTATGGACTGCAGGCTCTCGGAGCAGGGCACCAGCTTGCTGCAGTCCAGCCTCGCGCACTGCTGCTTGCAGCCCACCGACCACTGGTATACGCACACTCCTGGAAGGAGGAGGTGCTTTGAAGAGCTACACACTTACCCGACACTTGTCCTCCGTGAGATGCTCATCCAAGGCTATGGACTGCAGGCTCTCGGAGCAGGGCACCAGCTTGCTGCAGTCCAGCCTCGCGCACTGCTGCTTGCAGCCCACCGACCACTGGTATACGCACACTCCTGGAAGGAGGAGGTGCTTTGAAGAGCTACACACTTACCCGACACTTGTCCTCCGTGAGATGCTCATCCAAGGCTATGGACTGCAGGCTCTCGGAGCAGGGCACCAGCTTGCTGCAGTCCAGCCTCGCGCACTGCTGCTTGCAGCCCACCGACCACTGGTATACGCACACTCCTGGAAGAGGAGTAGGTAAGAGACCGTCAATCATTCACTTGCTATGGCCGcgagattattttttacttaatctATTGTTCAGTCTACCATTCAATGTATCCTTCAATCTATAATTCAATGCGACGTTCAATCTATCGTTCCATCAGTCGTTCAGTCTATCGTTCAATCTTTCGTGTTGAATCTATCGGTCAATCAATCGTTCAATTTATTGTTCAATCTATCGTTCATTCTATCGTTCAATCTACCACTCCTTCATTCAATCTGTCATTCGATCAGTCAATCACCCAAACAATCTATCCAAAGATCGGTGACAATCTTGCATCTTGCATagtggtattcagctgcatccagttagactggaagccgactccaacatagtagCCTAGCACACCTGTGTcatgtgtctgcgcaaatgctcgtgcactttaatatgtcctgcgcagttagcTAATCTTGAGAGtgtcttgccggttcttctccatgagaccaactctttggaaccgtgcaactactTTGaagtttcgaaagagcttttataggcctatttgtaatgctactgctccatctgcgttaacgttaacgttaatgtcaatggccaactacacgttacttagggcattaaaaatgcgtgttggctacacttaaaccgacacccgagttatcgcttaacgtttaatgctattaataatgccattaaaacgttggccacatctgtgTAACGCCAAAATTTTAAGCGTTAAGACGCAGATGGAGCAGgagcataataaaaaaaaaattactttgacatgactttgaaaaaaaatggaCTTTGATCtttttacatgagaacagccgccgtcaCCGAAACCGGTCTTTCTTCCTTTCTCCCACTCACCTGGATCGTAGTAGACCATGACAAACGGCTGGTCTTCAGGTGCAGCCATGAGGGTGACCCTTGGCTCCGGTGCCAGCACGTCGGCTGCACAGACTCCGCCCGCTCCCACCGCGTATGAGCAAAGACCAGCGCCGCCCGCCCAAACCTCCCAACTGGGGGGGAAATTATATTTGGattgtttttaagaatttgaaatgCGTACCACTTTCACAGCAAACACCGGGAACTATTaaacttcttttattttaagctcAAGGGTTCCTTTCATGacttgttactgttacagcctttgtatcgtcccacggCTGGATTTCAGACTAGacatatagtccaggtttccttaagatgttttccttcaccttttaatcagccattggtacccaagatataaataataagaggagtacataagagagaacatgaAAGAGTATattataagaggagtacataaagggagtacgTAAGAGAAGtacgtaagaggagtacataaggagagtaaataagaggagtacattcGGTCGTTTCACTCGTCTCCAAAATCGCAACCTTACAAATGCAATAACATTTTTTGACTTCCTTAATTAAGGTAatggagtcgtggtggcctagtgggtaaagaaccaacctctcgagtatgaaggtgtgtgggttcgattccagttcaggcaagtaccaatgcaacttttctaagtttgtatgtactttctgagtatatcttagacaccaatggctgataaaaaggtgaagggaaacatcttgaggaaacctggactataatataagcctgaaatcaccaactcgcattgagcaagcgtggtgagtaatgctcaatccttctccgtgtgagaggaggccgcagcccaggcaaaaaaaaggctgtaacagtatattAATACCTTCTGTATTAAAATATCGTAAACGAAATCGCGAGTAAAAGACAGTATTCACAGcatcagtaaaaaaatctaCTTACCCATGTGGCGAAGGCACAGCAGCTAAGCAGCACAGCTCAGTAGCAGTTCCCAGCTCAGTGAGCACGAAGCTACCTTCAGCTTCAGGCCTTTTCGAAGTCACCAGGAACAGCCTGCAAGTGGAAATAGAGGCCTGAAGAATTCTTATGGCATAAGGGACGAGCTCGTGCTCGGAGGAAATGTGTGTCACTATGTATGTCAATGCGTATGTCAGTGTGTATGTCAGGGTGTATGTCTGTGTATCAGTGTGTATGTCAGTATGTATGTCAGTGTGTATTTCAGCATGTGTGTCAGTGTGTATTTCAGTCTGTATGTCAATGTGTATGTCAGTGTGTATGTCAGTGTGTACGTCAGTGTGTATGTCACTGTGTACATCAGTGTCTACGTCACTATGTATGTCAGTGTGTATGTCACTGTTTATGTCAGTGTGTATGTCAGTGTGTATGTGAGTGTGTATGTCATATGTATGTCAGTGAGTTACCTGCCTATGCTGAGCGCGACGGCGACGCGCTGCAGGCCGGGCAGCGCGTGCAGGGCTGCGATACCGGACGGGGCTCCACCTACTGCCTCCTGCACTCGTACACACCATACGAGAGCACAGCTTGAAGCCCTGGACAAGACATGCAAACAGGTTATGATGTGTGCTAAAATTATTATGGCTTTTATGgcttatcctaactaatattataaatgtgaaagtaactctgtctgtctgtctgtctgtcttttcttcacgcctaaactactgaaccgatttgtgtgaaatttggtacagacatagtttggaacatgagaaaggacataggatagtttttatttcaaaaaaatataaaaataaaaaataaaatttattccggacatatagcgccatctattggtcaaaccaaaaatatgccggaagtcactatatcatgccaacgaagtcgcgggcaaaagctagttcagCCATAAAataaagtgcttgcggcactaatttTACATTCAGCCCCTATTGCTGGTCCTCGCGCTGCCGGCAATGATTCCCTAAATACTGCTGTGGCAGGGTCAACGGATATGTGTGTTTACATACTGCCCTTCCTCTCATTTCACTTTCAAGTTCCGGCAATAGCAGACGTTGAAATTTTTGCAGCCTCCGCGCTGTGTCTTTTAGCGATACATAATTATGTGcgtcagttaaaaataaatcaaatgaaaaaaaaagaaaagacttCGAAGAAGGTGGTGGATGATATCTATTCATCGTAATAGAACTTTATAAGTACCTAACAACCTgctaaagataatattttattgagctTGAGCAGAATGTAAATATAACCTACGGCTGAGCAGCGCGAGTGGCATTAAGCAGTGGCATGAGAAGTATACGTTTACATACTCGTCCTGTCCACTTCCCTGCTCACTACAGCTGAATGTAAATGAGGCATAATAACCGCATAAACAACCACTGTCACAATCATCTGACTAAGAAGCTCTGTGGACAATGATGCCGTCaactcacaagtaacattctttctagccatgtcgactttcacacaattcaTCTATGGTTT from Helicoverpa zea isolate HzStark_Cry1AcR chromosome 29, ilHelZeax1.1, whole genome shotgun sequence includes:
- the LOC124643906 gene encoding leucine-rich repeat serine/threonine-protein kinase 1-like, with translation MSISRRTRVCVYQWSVGCKQQCARLDCSKLVPCSESLQSIALDEHLTEDKCRVTALCALRGELYIGTAWGCVIVADATSLRPLTVFRPYEEDVRVIIPLHPHKAEEAPMIATFGHGYRPLLQRYTPHSSSSTNTHNGYYCLLWQTQHWLPD
- the LOC124644347 gene encoding uncharacterized protein LOC124644347, with the translated sequence MVTAMCRVGNKMWLGDSAGRISVYSASSCALVWCVRVQEAVGGAPSGIAALHALPGLQRVAVALSIGRLFLVTSKRPEAEGSFVLTELGTATELCCLAAVPSPHGWEVWAGGAGLCSYAVGAGGVCAADVLAPEPRVTLMAAPEDQPFVMVYYDPGVCVYQWSVGCKQQCARLDCSKLVPCSESLQSIALDEHLTEDKCRVSV